GCAAACATAAAAGGCTTGCTGAAATAACTGAGATGATTCATACAGCCTCATTAGTCCACGACGATGTTGTTGATGAGGCGTCTACAAGAAGAGGAGTAGATACAGTACATAGCAGATTTAATACAAGAGTAGCTGTTTTGGCGGGTGACTTTTTATTCGCACAAGCAAGTTGGCATCTAGCCAATCTTGACAATGTAAATGTAGTTAAATTACTTAGTAGAGTAATAATGGATTTAGCAGAGGGTGAAATCAAACAAAATTTAAATAGATTTGATTCGGCTCAATCTTTTTCCAAATACATCAATAAAAGTTATTGTAAAACTGCATCATTAATAGCCAATAGTTGTAAAGCAGCTGGTGTTTTGAGTGGGATTAACGACGAAAACTTAACCTCGTTGTACGATTTTGGCAAAAATATTGGTTTAGCATTCCAAGTTGTAGATGATATTCTTGACTTTACTGGAAATGATAAACAACTTGGAAAACCTGCTGTAAGCGATCTTGCTAGTGGTTATCTTACCGCCCCAGTTTTATATGCCTTAGAAGAAAACAAAAAATTGTCAGTTCTTATAAACAGAGAACTTGCTGAAAAAGATGATTTAGATGATGCTCTTAATATCATCATGAACTCTAAAGCTATTGAAAGTTCCAGGAAACTAGCTGAGGATTTTGCCATGCTTTCTAAAGAAGCTATAGTCTGGCTTCCTGATTCAGAATATAAAAGAGCTTTAATGGCTCTTCCAGAATTTGTTCTAAGCCGTATTTATTAAATCTATTAGAAATAAATCTTTGAGCTAAATTAATATTAAAATTTTTGAAAACCTTAATTTTTTAGACTAAATTTATTAAGCATAGATTTATTTAATGTCATTAGATAAAAAAAATTCAATCAATAACATACTTGAAGAAAAGAGAATTTTCCCTCCATCAAAAAAATTTGCAGAAAACTCAAATATTAGTACTCAAGAAGAATTACTAAGTCTAAAAAAACAAGCATCAGACAATCCTATTCAATTTTGGGAATCTTTTGCAAAATCTGAATTGGATTGGTTTGAGCCGTTTCAAACTGTATTAGATAACGAAAATGCCCCCTTTTTTAAATGGTTCAAAGAAGGGAAACTCAATATTACATATAACTGCTTAGATAGACACATTAAGAGAGGGCTTGGAGGAAAGACTGCACTTATTTGGGAAGGAGAACCTGGAGATAGCAAAAAATATACTTATGAAGAGCTTCTAAAAGAGGTATGTAAAGCAGCTAATGCATTAAAAGCAATTGGTGTAAAAAAAGGAGATTTGGTGTGTATTTATATGCCGATGATTCCTGAAGCGATGTTTGCGATGTTAGCTTGTGCAAGAATTGGCGCCCCTCATTCAGTTGTCTTCGGAGGATTTTCTTCAGAAGCTTTAAAAGATAGGTTAATTGATGGAAACGCCAGATTTGTTATTACTGCTGATGGTGG
The Prochlorococcus marinus XMU1411 genome window above contains:
- the sds gene encoding solanesyl diphosphate synthase; amino-acid sequence: MNTVTELLQPVENDLDDLIFELKNLIGAGHPILQAAAEHLFSAGGKRLRPGIVLLISKAISPKFCLTSKHKRLAEITEMIHTASLVHDDVVDEASTRRGVDTVHSRFNTRVAVLAGDFLFAQASWHLANLDNVNVVKLLSRVIMDLAEGEIKQNLNRFDSAQSFSKYINKSYCKTASLIANSCKAAGVLSGINDENLTSLYDFGKNIGLAFQVVDDILDFTGNDKQLGKPAVSDLASGYLTAPVLYALEENKKLSVLINRELAEKDDLDDALNIIMNSKAIESSRKLAEDFAMLSKEAIVWLPDSEYKRALMALPEFVLSRIY